A genomic window from Nicotiana sylvestris chromosome 11, ASM39365v2, whole genome shotgun sequence includes:
- the LOC104241361 gene encoding blue copper protein-like has product MVTRMNIARIALVLVAILVALPGKITAVDHVVGDSNGWGIPSGGPSTYTNWASQRTFKVGDTLVFNFATGAHDVAKVTKSAFDSCSSTGPVTLITVGPANITLNSTGTEYFICTFGQHCSAGQKLAINVTASSTSSPSPAPSPATTPAPVPTPTPTPTLAPTPTPTLAPTPSSTPSPTPMRTPTPSPSPSMGPSVPTPTPSGGAGTSPSSSPTTSPVTPGTTPSPETPPEGLIPPPAPSSAPRNVFAPALIMFMSIAISIMW; this is encoded by the exons atgGTTACAAGGATGAATATTGCAAGAATTGCACTAGTATTAGTGGCAATTTTAGTGGCGTTGCCGGGAAAAATAACAGCAGTTGATCATGTGGTTGGCGATAGTAATGGTTGGGGAATTCCTTCAGGCGGCCCTTCAACTTATACTAATTGGGCATCACAACGTACCTTCAAAGTTGGCGATACTTTAG TGTTCAACTTTGCAACTGGAGCACATGATGTAGCCAAAGTCACAAAGAGTGCATTTGATTCTTGCAGCTCCACAGGTCCTGTTACTCTTATAACTGTTGGACCAGCCAATATTACTCTGAATTCCACAGGAACAGAATATTTCATTTGCACTTTTGGCCAACATTGTTCTGCTGGCCAAAAACTAGCCATCAATGTTACAGCATCTTCCACTTCTAGCCCTAGTCCTGCACCCTCCCCTGCTACCACCCCTGCACCCGTCCCAACCCCAACCCCTACCCCTACCCTTGCTCCAACCCCTACCCCTACCCTTGCTCCGACTCCTTCCTCTACACCTTCCCCGACCCCGATGCGAACGCCAACGCCAAGTCCATCGCCATCAATGGGACCATCTGTACCAACTCCTACTCCTAGTGGCGGTGCAGGAACTTCGCCATCATCCTCACCAACCACTAGCCCGGTCACACCGGGGACTACTCCTTCACCCGAGACACCTCCCGAAGGACTAATTCCTCCACCGGCTCCTAGCTCTGCCCCGAGGAACGTCTTTGCTCCTGCCTTGATCATGTTCATGTCTATTGCCATTAGTATAATGTGGTAG